The following are encoded in a window of Brettanomyces bruxellensis chromosome 9, complete sequence genomic DNA:
- a CDS encoding uncharacterized protein (BUSCO:EOG09264HN5), which yields MFASLRGCRFGIARFGLSVIIPSNGLHSVSRSVFKITSIASKYRHYSGIAGSIRPYIQRTPSVLLRSAVRFASTASKTEVKKAGEKTVVLGSSAIGLSPKEKELAMKLGWEEFLTLRKKQRRISIVSSVIGTLIAMGIAWVWVASKEIDPTETIFGLDAFTVYIGGIMCVGVIGYLLGPPLIGDTVFNLTHRGIMSSYRIKQKMFLKHVRKMRVDASRQSMNNPVPDYYGEKIGSLNDYRQWLRDCNEYRRKAKEFL from the coding sequence ATGTTTGCATCACTTAGAGGCTGCAGGTTTGGTATTGCACGCTTTGGTTTGAGTGTGATCATTCCATCAAATGGCTTGCATTCAGTCAGTAGAAGtgttttcaaaattacAAGTATTGCAAGCAAATATAGGCATTACTCAGGTATTGCAGGCTCTATTAGGCCATACATACAGAGAACCCCATCAGTGCTACTTAGAAGTGCGGTGAGGTTTGCTTCCACTGCATCAAAGACCGAAGTCAAAAAAGCAGGCGAGAAAACTGTAGTGCTGGGCTCATCTGCAATTGGATTAAGCccaaaggagaaggagtTGGCCATGAAACTGGGCTGGGAGGAATTTCTCACGTtaagaaagaagcagagGAGAATTTCGATAGTGAGTTCTGTTATTGGCACTCTTATAGCGATGGGTATTGCTTGGGTCTGGGTTGCATCAAAGGAGATAGACCCAACAGAGACGATTTTTGGCTTGGATGCTTTCACTGTCTATATCGGTGGAATAATGTGTGTTGGTGTTATTGGCTACTTGTTGGGACCTCCTCTTATTGGAGATACTGTATTCAATTTGACCCACAGAGGTATCATGAGCTCATACAGAATCAAGCAGAAGATGTTCTTGAAGCATGTGCGTAAGATGCGTGTTGATGCCTCTAGGCAGAGTATGAACAATCCTGTTCCTGACTACTATGGTGAGAAAATCGGCTCTCTGAATGACTACAGACAGTGGTTGAGAGATTGCAATGAGTACAGAAGGAAGGCCAAAGAATTCTTGTGA
- the RPE1 gene encoding RIBULOSE-phosphate 3-epimerase (BUSCO:EOG092644Z6), whose translation MVKPLIAPSILAGDFSRLGEEAHRVFNAGADWVHLDIMDGHFVPNITMGPPVIASLRKAVPKDSQKPEKYYFDCHMMVSNPEQWVEPIAKAGADQYTFHYEATKEPLKLIKLIKSSGMKAACAVKPGTPVDVLFPLAEYLDMALVMTVEPGFGGQKFMADMMPKVEALRRKYPKLNIQVDGGLGDKTINAAAEAGANVIVAGTSVFKAESAKEMIDLLRDRVFQNLKEKNLLD comes from the coding sequence ATGGTGAAACCACTCATTGCCCCATCTATTCTTGCCGGTGACTTTTCAAGGCTTGGAGAAGAAGCTCATAGAGTTTTCAATGCAGGTGCCGACTGGGTGCATCTCGATATAATGGACGGCCACTTTGTGCCGAATATTACTATGGGACCACCTGTTATTGCCAGTCTAAGAAAAGCAGTCCCTAAAGACAGCCAGAAGCCAGAGAAATATTACTTTGACTGTCACATGATGGTTTCCAATCCAGAACAATGGGTGGAACCTATAGCCAAGGCAGGTGCCGATCAGTACACTTTCCATTATGAGGCTACAAAGGAGCCATTGAAGCTCATAAAGCTCATCAAAAGTTCCGGAATGAAAGCTGCTTGTGCTGTTAAGCCAGGTACTCCGGTTGATGTTTTATTCCCGCTTGCCGAATATTTGGATATGGCCTTAGTTATGACTGTGGAACCTGGCTTTGGCGGTCAGAAGTTCATGGCCGACATGATGCCAAAAGTTGAGGCCCTCAGAAGAAAGTATCCAAAGCTCAATATTCAGGTTGATGGTGGATTGGGTGACAAAACCATCAATGCTGCCGCCGAAGCTGGTGCCAACGTTATAGTGGCAGGAACATCTGTTTTCAAAGCTGAGAGTGCCAAAGAAATGATTGATCTGCTTAGGGATCGTGTTTTCCAGAActtgaaggagaaaaatcTATTGGATTAG
- a CDS encoding uncharacterized protein (CAZy:AA2), whose product MSTAAFSPFFKFASRTFARSSGSSSARRIVLSGSLAAALTTAAWAYDDNRGGNNNNSNNSNHLLSKAFLGGLFGSKEYEKNTREASKDVKPFEYYQKVYNDIAIKIREHDEWDDGSYGPILVRYAWHNSGSYSQHDHTQTKGGSYSGTMRFAKEQHDPENAGLPGAENFLKSIKEKYPDLSTGDLNTLGGVVGIQEMDGPKISWRPGRKDLGQEAIPPYHRLPDASQTSADYVRSVFNDRLGFSDEEMVALIGVGHSIGRCHTTSSGFDGPWTFSPTVVTNEFFKLLLDEDWDWRKWNGKKQYEDVKTKSLMALPTDMTLKTDPKFRKYSEIFAKDSDRCMTVFASAFSRLLERGISFPSSTKPMIFQTLDEQHIGEEDEE is encoded by the coding sequence atgtcGACCGCAGCATTTTCacctttcttcaaatttgcTTCCAGGACATTTGCACGTTCCTCGGGCTCTTCTTCAGCAAGGAGAATTGTGCTTTCCGGCTCATTAGCAGCAGCCTTAACAACTGCAGCTTGGGCTTATGATGATAACAGAGGAGGCAACAACAATAATTCGAACAATTCTAATCACTTGCTCTCCAAAGCTTTCTTGGGAGGACTATTTGGCTCAAAAGAGTATGAAAAGAACACACGGGAGGCCTCTAAAGATGTGAAACCTTTCGAATATTATCAGAAGGTGTACAACGATATAGCAATCAAGATTAGAGAGCATGATGAGTGGGATGACGGCTCGTATGGCCCAATTCTTGTCAGATACGCATGGCACAATTCCGGCTCGTATAGCCAGCATGATCACACCCAGACCAAGGGAGGATCGTACTCTGGAACAATGAGGTTTGCCAAAGAGCAGCATGATCCGGAAAATGCAGGTCTACCAGGAGCAGagaatttcttgaagtcGATCAAGGAGAAATATCCGGATCTTTCGACTGGTGACCTCAACACTCTCGGAGGAGTGGTTGGAATTCAGGAGATGGATGGTCCAAAGATATCCTGGAGACCCGGCAGAAAGGATCTTGGCCAAGAGGCAATTCCTCCTTACCACCGTTTGCCAGATGCCTCTCAGACCAGTGCCGATTACGTGAGATCCGTTTTCAACGACAGGCTGGGCTTTTCTGATGAGGAAATGGTGGCACTTATTGGTGTTGGTCATTCTATCGGAAGATGCCACACGACAAGTTCTGGTTTCGATGGTCCATGGACTTTTTCCCCAACCGTTGTCACAAACGAGTTTTTCAAGTTGCTCCTAGACGAAGATTGGGACTGGAGAAAGTGGAATGGAAAGAAGCAGTATGAGGATGTCAAGACCAAGTCGCTTATGGCTCTTCCAACTGATATGACCTTGAAGACCGACCCTAAGTTCAGAAAGTACTCTGAGATTTTTGCCAAGGACAGTGACAGATGTATGACTGTTTTCGCTAGTGCTTTCAGCAGGCTTTTGGAGAGAGGAATATCCTTCCCATCTTCCACCAAGCCAATGATATTCCAGACTTTGGATGAGCAGCATATTGGtgaggaggatgaggagTGA
- the RPL9B_1 gene encoding 60S ribosomal protein L9B yields MKYVSSVQDIEIPKGVTVYIKSRKVVVKGPKGTLVKDLKHINVNFKLVNENLIQAHIHNGDRRHVATLRTVRSLITNMITGVTVGFLYKMRFVYAHFPINVSIVEEDGQQVVEIRNFLGDKRLRRVVVPKDVTAVLSKTTKDELQVSGISIEEVSQTCADIHQICLVRNKDIRKFLDGIFVSQKGHIDEDYEK; encoded by the coding sequence atgaagtacGTTTCATCAGTTCAGGACATTGAGATTCCAAAGGGAGTCACTGTTTACATTAAGTCTAGAAAGGTCGTTGTCAAGGGTCCAAAGGGTACTCTTGTCAAGGACTTGAAGCACATTAATGTGAACTTCAAGCTTGTGAACGAGAACCTCATTCAGGCTCACATTCACAACGGTGATAGAAGACACGTTGCTACTTTGAGAACTGTTAGATCTCTTATCACCAACATGATCACTGGTGTGACTGTTGGATTCCTTTACAAGATGAGATTTGTCTATGCACATTTCCCAATCAATGTTTCCATTGTTGAGGAAGATGGACAACAGGTTGTTGAGATCAGAAACTTCTTGGGAGACAAGAGACTCAGAAGAGTTGTTGTTCCAAAGGATGTTACTGCAGTTCTTTCTAAAACTACTAAGGATGAACTTCAGGTCTCTGGTATCTCCATCGAGGAGGTTTCTCAGACTTGCGCTGATATCCACCAGATCTGTTTGGTCAGAAACAAGGATATCAGAAAGTTCTTGGATGGTATCTTTGTTTCCCAGAAAGGTCACATTGATGAGGATTATGAGAAGTAA
- a CDS encoding uncharacterized protein (BUSCO:EOG092643JW): MFNAVTKLSVARGFGARLIHTSLKAQATVAGRTLSKSQKKLLSIEKKKHNKASQAAKEAQMEKVDPVLGRPNNPFIHRLRMEVEEPSVLSNGYDFYEVEKLLYGAKDARLLKTETKFGKDNEMMKKVESEEVEKREIVMRILSMKNAPNSEKEKKMTEMAVKEFQRFDGDTGSSEVQAAVMTIQIYNMMNHVKQHPQDVFIVRRVRMLTQKRQKILRYLKRDDPKRYFWCIEKLGLTDHNVFMEFNFDKKYSEEFDVWPGRRLVKITKQANEERRKQRRAAKIALRRAVSEGKLKDNKIVEDEGGSTDVEQQTPDSKQ; this comes from the coding sequence ATGTTCAATGCAGTGACAAAACTAAGCGTGGCGCGAGGCTTTGGTGCTAGGCTGATTCATACAAGCTTAAAAGCACAAGCAACTGTCGCAGGTAGAACGTTGTCCaaatcacaaaaaaagctcTTATcgattgaaaagaagaaacataATAAAGCATCACAAGCGGCAAAAGAGGCACAAATGGAGAAGGTTGATCCAGTTTTAGGAAGACCAAACAACCCATTTATCCATCGTTTACGGATGGAAGTGGAGGAGCCTAGCGTTTTATCAAATGGATATGACTTCTATGAAGTAGAGAAGCTCTTATACGGAGCAAAGGACGCCAGACTGCTTAAAACGGAGACGAAATTTGGTAAAGATAAtgagatgatgaagaaggttGAATCCGaagaggtggaaaaaagagaaatcgTGATGAGAATCTTAAGCATGAAAAATGCGCCGAACTcggaaaaggagaagaaaatgacaGAGATGGCAGTTAAAGAGTTTCAGCGGTTTGACGGAGATACGGGATCTTCCGAGGTTCAAGCTGCTGTGATGACAATTCAAATATACAACATGATGAATCATGTCAAGCAGCACCCTCAGGATGTCTTTATAGTGAGGCGAGTGCGGATGCTTACACAGAAAAGGCAGAAGATACTCCGTTATTTAAAGAGAGATGATCCAAAGAGATACTTTTGGTGTATCGAAAAACTTGGCTTGACAGATCACAACGTGTTTATGGAGTTCAACTTCGACAAGAAGTACTCCGAGGAGTTTGATGTCTGGCCAGGAAGAAGACTTGTCAAGATTACTAAGCAGGCTAACGAggagagaagaaagcaacGGAGAGCAGCAAAGATTGCCCTAAGGAGAGCAGTTAGTGAAGGAAAACTGAAAGACAATAAAATTGTCGAAGATGAAGGAGGGAGTACAGATGTTGAACAGCAGACTCCAGACTCTAAGCAGTGA